A single genomic interval of Zunongwangia sp. HGR-M22 harbors:
- a CDS encoding winged helix-turn-helix transcriptional regulator: MGVKIEINYSEAENCPVRNILDRFGDKWSTLVILILGDYDKLRFNELQKMIGTVSQKMLAVTLKKLEADGLVARKVFPQVPPKVEYSLTELGFSLLPKLKSLVQWANENMSEITENRSSNNLK, encoded by the coding sequence ATGGGAGTGAAAATAGAAATAAATTATTCGGAAGCTGAAAATTGTCCGGTTCGTAATATATTAGACCGGTTTGGAGATAAATGGTCTACACTGGTTATTTTGATCTTAGGGGATTATGACAAGCTTCGATTTAACGAATTACAGAAAATGATTGGTACCGTTTCTCAAAAAATGCTGGCAGTAACTTTAAAGAAGCTGGAAGCAGATGGATTGGTGGCTAGGAAAGTATTTCCACAGGTGCCGCCAAAAGTTGAATATTCGCTTACAGAACTTGGTTTTAGCCTTTTACCGAAGCTGAAAAGTCTGGTGCAATGGGCAAACGAAAACATGAGTGAAATTACCGAAAATCGATCTTCAAATAACCTAAAATAA
- a CDS encoding SDR family oxidoreductase: protein MKKTLITGATGSLGQLVIKNLIENTDPSNLAVLVRDTEKDIVKEYKAQGFGIRVADYENPAKLEEALKDFEQVYLVSGSDLEARLEQHKNVIAAAKVNNVQHIFYTSTVRKTESSDAPLDPVVSSHLQTEKLLIDSGLKYTILRHNLYSDVVPMFIGDKEQLLKTKFIYLPTEDGKVAYVPREDFAEAEAKMLISPKDHVNKIYEFNGNEKVSYEEISEMLTEILGEKIAYVSPSVEEFESQMKEAGLPNEIVGMLSMFSQGVANGEFDFDTTDLEHILGRKTKTMKEFLTEVYA from the coding sequence ATGAAAAAGACATTGATTACCGGTGCAACCGGAAGTTTAGGACAACTTGTAATTAAAAATTTAATCGAAAATACCGATCCTAGTAATCTTGCGGTATTGGTTAGAGATACTGAAAAAGATATTGTAAAAGAATATAAAGCTCAAGGTTTTGGCATTAGAGTAGCCGACTATGAAAACCCGGCAAAATTAGAAGAAGCTTTAAAAGATTTCGAGCAGGTTTACTTAGTTTCAGGTAGTGATTTAGAAGCGCGCCTAGAGCAACATAAAAACGTGATTGCTGCAGCAAAAGTTAATAATGTACAGCATATTTTCTACACGAGCACAGTTAGAAAAACGGAATCTTCTGATGCGCCACTCGATCCTGTTGTAAGCAGCCATTTGCAAACCGAAAAACTATTGATCGATTCTGGTTTAAAATATACCATTTTACGTCATAATTTATATAGCGATGTGGTGCCTATGTTTATTGGCGATAAAGAACAACTTCTAAAAACGAAATTTATTTATCTTCCTACTGAAGACGGAAAAGTTGCCTATGTGCCCAGAGAAGATTTTGCTGAAGCTGAAGCTAAAATGCTAATTTCACCAAAAGATCACGTTAATAAAATTTATGAATTCAATGGAAATGAGAAAGTTTCTTACGAAGAAATTAGCGAGATGCTAACTGAAATTCTTGGTGAAAAAATCGCTTATGTTTCTCCTTCAGTTGAAGAATTCGAATCTCAAATGAAAGAAGCTGGCTTACCAAATGAAATTGTGGGTATGCTTAGCATGTTTAGCCAAGGTGTAGCCAATGGTGAATTTGATTTTGACACTACAGATCTTGAACACATTCTTGGTCGAAAAACAAAAACAATGAAAGAATTTTTAACTGAAGTTTACGCTTAG
- a CDS encoding geranylgeranylglyceryl/heptaprenylglyceryl phosphate synthase — MPTLLDAIFKASKTQKKLLAVLIDPEKFSAEKYEDFIENLPEAVTHVFVGGSTVTTEESEICVDFIKSKTKLPVILFPGDKGQITEKADGILLLSLLSGRNPEYLIEQHIKAVPKLLNSGLEIIPTGYLLLNGGNQSAVARVSKTQPIDQNEIELIKNTALAGQMMGKQLIYLEAGSGAKIPVFDEVIAEVKKDLSIPLIVGGGIRNAKQLEKAYKAGADLVVIGTAFENGEFIS; from the coding sequence ATGCCTACACTTTTAGATGCGATATTTAAAGCATCCAAAACCCAAAAAAAATTACTTGCAGTTTTAATAGATCCTGAAAAGTTTTCTGCGGAAAAATATGAAGATTTTATCGAAAATCTCCCTGAAGCAGTTACTCATGTTTTTGTTGGTGGAAGTACTGTAACAACTGAAGAAAGTGAGATTTGCGTAGATTTTATAAAAAGTAAAACCAAATTACCGGTAATTTTATTTCCCGGAGATAAAGGTCAAATTACTGAAAAAGCAGACGGAATTTTATTGCTCAGTTTACTTTCCGGCCGTAATCCTGAATATTTAATTGAGCAGCATATAAAAGCAGTGCCAAAATTGTTGAATTCTGGTTTGGAAATTATTCCAACGGGATATTTATTGCTGAATGGTGGTAATCAAAGCGCTGTAGCAAGAGTAAGCAAAACCCAGCCTATAGATCAAAATGAAATAGAACTAATTAAAAATACTGCGCTTGCCGGCCAAATGATGGGGAAACAACTAATTTATCTTGAAGCGGGTAGTGGAGCTAAAATTCCGGTTTTTGACGAAGTTATTGCTGAGGTAAAGAAAGATTTAAGTATCCCTCTAATCGTAGGCGGCGGCATTCGAAATGCAAAACAATTAGAAAAGGCTTATAAAGCCGGAGCTGATTTAGTGGTTATAGGAACCGCTTTTGAAAATGGAGAATTTATTAGTTAG
- a CDS encoding 4'-phosphopantetheinyl transferase family protein gives MPLFKTITPRKGTKVFIWKVEESFEWLSDGIKLTDHCNSRVAGMKSEIHRRGFMSIRHLMAEAGYVDQDLWYDELGKPYLNDEKFISITHSFNFTAIIVSDQPVGIDIEKQRDKILKIANKFTPLKEYHTLANEEAIIRKLTIVWGSKESIYKVHAQPGLGFLQHIYIKDFDFEDANTSGTVTFEGEKTEYELEFLEFEGFTCVYTFLLN, from the coding sequence ATGCCTCTTTTCAAAACAATAACACCGCGAAAAGGAACTAAAGTCTTCATTTGGAAGGTAGAAGAATCTTTTGAGTGGCTTAGCGACGGCATAAAATTAACTGATCACTGCAATAGTAGAGTTGCAGGGATGAAATCTGAAATCCATCGCAGAGGTTTTATGAGCATTAGGCATTTAATGGCGGAAGCCGGTTATGTAGATCAAGATTTGTGGTATGATGAGTTAGGAAAGCCATATTTAAATGATGAAAAATTCATATCGATAACCCATTCCTTTAATTTTACCGCGATTATTGTGAGCGACCAGCCGGTAGGAATCGATATTGAAAAACAGCGCGATAAAATATTGAAAATCGCTAATAAATTTACTCCGCTAAAAGAATATCATACGCTGGCAAACGAAGAAGCAATAATTCGAAAATTAACCATTGTTTGGGGAAGTAAGGAATCGATTTATAAAGTGCATGCACAGCCGGGATTAGGTTTTTTACAGCATATTTATATTAAAGATTTTGATTTTGAAGATGCCAATACTAGCGGAACTGTTACTTTTGAAGGCGAAAAAACCGAGTATGAACTGGAGTTTCTAGAATTTGAAGGATTTACCTGCGTTTATACCTTTCTGTTAAATTAA
- the ahcY gene encoding adenosylhomocysteinase has protein sequence MSTNTVPYTAYKVKDISLAAWGRKEIELAEAEMPGLMALREEYKEEQPLKGARIAGCLHMTIQTAVLIETLIALGAEVTWSSCNIFSTQDQAAAAIAEAGIPVYAWKGMTEEEFDWCIEQTLFFGEDRKPLNMILDDGGDLTNMVLDKYPELAKDVKGLSEETTTGVHRLYERMKNGTLPMPAINVNDSVTKSKFDNKFGCRESAVDAIRRATDVMLAGKRVVVCGYGDVGKGTAASFKGTGAIITVTEVDPICALQAAMDGFEVKRLETVVEKADIVITTTGNKDIVRGEHFQAMKDKTIVCNIGHFDNEIDVAWLNDNYGETKDEIKPQVDKYTVDGKDIILLAEGRLVNLGCATGHPSFVMSNSFTNQTLAQIELWNNTDKYENKVYMLPKHLDEKVAALHLEKIGVELTKLSEDQAKYIGVEVEGPFKPEYYRY, from the coding sequence ATGTCTACGAACACAGTGCCTTATACGGCGTATAAAGTAAAAGATATTTCCCTTGCTGCATGGGGACGTAAAGAGATTGAACTGGCAGAAGCAGAAATGCCGGGATTAATGGCGCTTCGTGAAGAATATAAAGAAGAACAACCGCTTAAAGGTGCTCGTATTGCGGGTTGCTTACATATGACGATACAAACTGCGGTACTTATTGAAACACTTATTGCTCTTGGTGCTGAAGTAACCTGGAGTTCTTGTAATATTTTCTCTACCCAAGATCAAGCTGCAGCTGCTATTGCTGAAGCCGGAATCCCAGTTTACGCATGGAAAGGAATGACGGAAGAGGAATTTGACTGGTGTATCGAGCAAACACTTTTCTTTGGTGAAGATCGTAAGCCGTTAAACATGATCTTAGATGATGGTGGAGATTTAACTAATATGGTTTTGGATAAATATCCAGAGCTTGCGAAAGACGTTAAAGGACTTTCTGAAGAAACGACTACCGGAGTTCACCGCCTTTACGAGCGTATGAAAAACGGAACACTTCCTATGCCGGCAATTAACGTAAACGACTCGGTTACCAAATCTAAATTCGATAATAAATTTGGATGTCGCGAGAGTGCGGTAGATGCGATTCGTCGTGCTACCGATGTGATGCTTGCTGGTAAACGTGTTGTAGTTTGTGGTTATGGTGATGTTGGGAAAGGAACTGCAGCTTCTTTTAAAGGAACTGGCGCAATTATTACCGTTACAGAAGTTGATCCTATCTGTGCATTACAAGCAGCTATGGACGGTTTTGAAGTAAAGCGTTTAGAAACAGTAGTTGAAAAAGCAGATATCGTTATTACCACTACAGGAAATAAAGACATCGTTCGTGGTGAGCACTTTCAGGCAATGAAAGATAAAACCATTGTATGTAATATTGGGCATTTTGATAACGAAATTGATGTTGCCTGGTTAAATGATAATTACGGAGAAACTAAAGATGAAATCAAACCACAAGTAGATAAGTATACTGTAGATGGTAAAGATATTATCTTACTTGCTGAAGGGCGCTTGGTAAACCTTGGTTGTGCTACCGGCCACCCAAGTTTTGTTATGAGTAACTCTTTCACCAACCAAACCTTGGCACAAATCGAACTTTGGAATAATACCGATAAGTACGAAAACAAAGTGTATATGCTACCTAAGCATTTAGATGAAAAAGTAGCTGCACTTCATTTAGAAAAAATTGGTGTTGAATTAACGAAGCTTAGTGAAGACCAAGCCAAATATATTGGTGTTGAAGTTGAAGGACCATTTAAACCGGAATACTATAGATACTAG
- a CDS encoding Dabb family protein: protein MKAQDTTSEFDKNFTHVVYFWLNNPDSEQDRADFLKSLNKFMENSLYAKTKFIGEPAGTPREVVDGSFTYSLILSFPSKEIQDKYQKEKAHLKFIEESEHLWKRVQVYDSVGIK from the coding sequence ATGAAAGCGCAGGATACAACATCAGAATTCGATAAAAACTTTACCCATGTGGTCTATTTTTGGCTTAACAATCCAGATAGTGAACAAGATCGAGCTGATTTTCTAAAATCTCTGAACAAATTCATGGAAAACAGTCTGTATGCAAAAACCAAATTTATCGGAGAGCCGGCGGGAACACCAAGAGAAGTGGTCGACGGGTCGTTTACCTATTCTTTGATACTTAGTTTTCCTTCAAAAGAGATTCAGGATAAATATCAAAAGGAGAAGGCGCATTTAAAATTCATCGAGGAATCGGAGCATTTATGGAAGCGAGTGCAGGTGTATGATTCGGTTGGAATTAAATAA
- a CDS encoding phytase — protein MTKIKSILICLILASCGTQLPEIAPDVVTEKTLHDTDDPAIWVNKENPEKSIVFGTDKDTDGAIYAFDLDGKIIESKTMRNFKRPNNVDVEYDVKLSDSTVTDIMIFTEREREQIRIFSVPDMKPLDNGGFKVFQDTRENEMSLPMGISIYKSPKSGKTYAIVGRKNGPREGYLHQIELEPAGDHLAPKLVREFAKFSGKKEIEAIAVDDELGFVYCSDEGDGIRKYYAEPDMGNEEIGFFGGEYFKDDIEGIAISMYPNGKGQIIVSNQQEGTFNFFSREDNSFEYALNLGTTETDGCEVTTASLGEKFPNGLFVSMNDNDESNFFYHDLSRLKEPKKTEE, from the coding sequence ATGACAAAAATAAAATCAATCCTAATTTGCCTAATCTTAGCTTCATGTGGTACGCAATTGCCAGAAATCGCACCCGATGTGGTTACTGAAAAAACATTGCACGATACCGACGATCCGGCAATTTGGGTAAACAAAGAAAACCCTGAAAAAAGTATTGTTTTTGGAACCGATAAAGATACCGATGGTGCGATTTACGCTTTTGATCTTGATGGGAAGATTATCGAATCTAAAACCATGAGAAACTTTAAACGTCCAAACAATGTAGATGTAGAGTATGATGTAAAACTTTCTGATAGTACTGTAACAGATATCATGATCTTTACAGAAAGAGAACGCGAACAAATTAGAATTTTTTCGGTGCCAGATATGAAGCCTTTGGATAATGGCGGATTTAAAGTATTTCAGGATACTCGTGAGAATGAAATGAGTTTACCGATGGGAATTTCGATCTATAAATCGCCAAAATCTGGTAAAACCTATGCTATCGTTGGTCGTAAAAATGGTCCTAGAGAAGGTTATCTACATCAAATAGAACTTGAACCTGCTGGGGATCATTTAGCACCAAAATTGGTACGTGAATTTGCCAAGTTCAGTGGGAAAAAAGAGATCGAAGCTATCGCTGTAGATGATGAGCTTGGTTTTGTGTACTGCTCTGATGAAGGTGATGGCATTAGAAAGTATTATGCCGAGCCAGATATGGGGAACGAAGAGATTGGTTTTTTTGGAGGGGAGTATTTTAAAGATGATATCGAAGGTATTGCTATTTCTATGTATCCAAACGGAAAAGGACAGATTATAGTTTCTAACCAGCAGGAAGGAACTTTTAATTTCTTCAGTAGAGAAGATAATAGTTTTGAGTATGCACTGAATTTAGGAACTACAGAAACTGATGGTTGTGAAGTGACTACAGCGTCTTTAGGCGAAAAGTTTCCCAATGGGTTATTCGTTTCTATGAATGATAATGATGAAAGTAATTTCTTTTATCACGATTTAAGTCGATTAAAAGAGCCGAAGAAAACTGAAGAATAA
- a CDS encoding TonB-dependent receptor, producing MNQKNYFKFLLVTLFVALNFSFTQAQTGAIRGTIADETGIYVPGAEVMIPEINKGTTTNFDGNFTMVEIPEGTYTLVIKYMGYEDLNKEVTVTANQTIDVDLVLNSSTTTLEAVQLIGGGLSAQARALNAQKNRTNITNIVSTEQIGKFPDANIGDAVKRIPGITMQVDQGEARNIIVRGLAPQLNSVTLNGSRIPSAEGDNRNVQMDLIPSDMIQTIEVSKAVTPDMDGDALGGSVNLVTRSAPENFRLAATLGSGINFITDKRILSGSFLLGDRTKDGKFGYMISASINDNDFGSDNVEAEWSDEFEYNTGLPDENGDDILEEVDVNPYASAFEIRKYLVQRVRRSFSANLNYDFNDNNSLYFKSMYNWRDDRENRFAYASEILDAEDIGEGDFTVTNGNLVRFPAEAERETKGGIPGGRIQNRRLEDQRMQNYTLGGNHLFGSLKFDWMGSYAKASEERPNERYISWETEYFVENGIDPEEPLQTPVNTSSPSDFELKEITEEYQFTEEEDVNVFANFELPADFFNQGSGIVKFGVRGRFKNKNRDNNFFEYEPENGFENMAQTDVIRKDGNDFLAGEQYRPGFFTSPEYLGSLDLNSDQFESEDLPDEYLQENFEAEENVYAGYIMANQNLSQNFSILAGVRLEATKISSLGNELIFNEDGDFEEAAPVRDESDYTNILPGVHLKYNVNNSTVLRFAWTNTLARPNYIDLVPYRAVNNEDEEISVGNTDLNPSTSMNFDFMAEYYFKSVGILSGGLFYKDIEDFVYTYISEDEATGYDLFQPLNGDQAKIYGAEVSFQRQLNFLPGFAKNFGIYLNYTYLHSEANGIRNEDGDLREDELSLPGSSPNMFNGSLSYSDKRFSARLSANFSDAYLDELGGNAFEDRYYDEQLFVDFNMSYSINKNLRIFADLNNITNQPLRYYQGVANRTMQMEYYSQRLTFGLKYDLY from the coding sequence ATGAATCAAAAAAACTACTTTAAATTTTTGCTTGTAACGCTTTTTGTAGCTCTAAATTTTAGTTTTACGCAGGCGCAAACGGGAGCAATTAGGGGTACTATTGCAGATGAGACAGGAATTTATGTTCCGGGTGCTGAAGTGATGATCCCTGAAATTAACAAAGGAACCACAACCAACTTTGATGGAAACTTTACAATGGTAGAAATACCAGAAGGAACCTATACGTTGGTGATTAAATATATGGGATACGAAGACTTAAATAAAGAAGTTACCGTAACGGCTAATCAAACTATAGATGTAGATCTTGTTTTAAATTCTTCTACAACCACATTAGAGGCTGTACAGTTAATTGGTGGCGGTCTTAGCGCGCAGGCCCGTGCATTAAACGCACAAAAAAATAGAACCAATATTACCAATATTGTATCTACAGAACAGATTGGTAAATTTCCCGATGCCAATATTGGGGATGCTGTAAAAAGAATTCCTGGGATCACCATGCAGGTAGACCAGGGGGAAGCCCGTAACATTATCGTAAGAGGTTTAGCACCGCAGCTTAACTCGGTAACTTTAAATGGTAGCCGTATTCCTTCGGCTGAAGGTGATAACCGTAATGTACAGATGGATCTTATTCCATCTGATATGATCCAAACGATAGAAGTGAGTAAGGCAGTAACACCAGATATGGATGGGGATGCACTTGGTGGTTCTGTAAATTTAGTGACTAGATCTGCACCAGAAAATTTTAGACTGGCTGCAACGCTAGGATCTGGGATCAATTTTATTACCGATAAACGAATTCTTAGTGGATCTTTTTTATTGGGAGATCGCACTAAAGACGGGAAGTTTGGATATATGATTTCCGCTTCGATAAATGATAACGATTTTGGATCTGATAATGTTGAAGCCGAATGGTCTGATGAGTTTGAATACAATACGGGGCTTCCAGATGAGAATGGCGATGATATCCTGGAAGAGGTCGATGTAAACCCTTATGCCAGTGCTTTCGAAATTAGAAAGTATTTAGTGCAGCGGGTTAGAAGAAGTTTCTCTGCAAACTTAAACTACGATTTCAACGATAATAACAGTCTTTACTTCAAATCGATGTACAACTGGCGTGACGATCGTGAAAATCGTTTTGCTTATGCTTCAGAAATTTTAGATGCTGAAGATATTGGCGAAGGTGATTTTACGGTTACTAATGGGAACTTAGTTCGATTTCCTGCGGAAGCAGAAAGAGAAACCAAAGGAGGTATTCCTGGGGGAAGAATTCAAAATCGCAGATTAGAAGATCAGCGCATGCAAAATTATACCTTAGGCGGTAATCACCTCTTCGGAAGTCTAAAATTCGATTGGATGGGCTCTTACGCAAAAGCTTCAGAAGAACGTCCTAACGAGCGTTATATAAGCTGGGAAACCGAGTATTTTGTTGAAAATGGAATTGATCCTGAAGAACCATTACAAACTCCGGTAAATACATCTTCACCCTCAGATTTTGAGCTGAAGGAAATCACTGAAGAATATCAATTCACTGAAGAAGAAGATGTCAACGTTTTTGCGAATTTCGAATTACCGGCAGACTTTTTTAATCAGGGTTCTGGAATCGTAAAATTTGGAGTAAGAGGCCGCTTTAAGAATAAGAATAGAGATAACAATTTCTTTGAATACGAACCCGAAAATGGTTTCGAAAATATGGCTCAGACCGATGTTATCAGAAAAGATGGAAACGATTTTCTGGCTGGAGAACAATACCGCCCGGGATTCTTTACATCGCCAGAATATCTAGGTTCTTTAGATCTAAATTCAGATCAATTTGAAAGTGAAGATCTGCCAGATGAATATCTTCAGGAGAATTTTGAAGCTGAAGAGAATGTATATGCCGGTTACATCATGGCAAATCAAAATCTATCTCAGAATTTCTCGATCTTAGCCGGTGTTCGTCTAGAAGCGACTAAGATTAGTAGTTTAGGAAACGAATTGATTTTTAATGAAGACGGAGATTTCGAAGAAGCTGCGCCAGTTAGAGATGAAAGTGATTATACCAATATTTTACCTGGGGTGCATTTAAAATATAATGTGAACAATAGTACCGTACTTCGTTTTGCTTGGACCAATACTTTGGCGCGCCCTAATTATATCGATCTTGTACCTTACCGCGCTGTAAATAACGAAGATGAAGAAATTTCTGTTGGAAATACAGATCTTAATCCTTCAACTTCAATGAACTTCGATTTTATGGCAGAGTATTATTTTAAGTCTGTTGGGATCCTTTCAGGAGGCTTGTTTTATAAAGATATAGAGGATTTTGTGTATACTTACATAAGTGAAGATGAAGCTACCGGTTACGATTTATTTCAGCCATTAAATGGTGACCAGGCAAAGATCTACGGAGCTGAGGTTTCTTTCCAGAGACAATTAAACTTCTTGCCAGGATTTGCTAAAAACTTCGGAATTTATCTTAACTATACTTATTTACATTCTGAAGCAAACGGAATTAGAAATGAAGATGGTGATCTTAGAGAAGATGAATTGTCTTTACCAGGTTCTTCTCCAAACATGTTCAACGGTTCACTTTCATATTCAGATAAACGTTTTAGCGCTAGACTTTCTGCAAATTTCTCTGATGCTTATTTAGATGAATTAGGTGGTAATGCTTTTGAAGATCGTTACTACGACGAGCAATTATTTGTAGATTTTAATATGTCGTATTCGATCAATAAAAATCTTAGAATCTTTGCAGATCTTAACAATATTACCAATCAGCCATTACGTTATTACCAGGGAGTTGCGAATCGTACCATGCAAATGGAATATTACAGCCAGCGTTTAACTTTTGGTCTTAAATACGATCTATACTAG
- a CDS encoding tetratricopeptide repeat protein — protein MKGELDSAYEMGDEAEIAKKYVQLGDYYHSIEINTQAIEQYNQALSVIEKEIPELEADIKNKIGLSYINLKNYAKSREYLNESIRISEEKKLKERLALAESLLGTTYEKQGNYLKALEHQNKSLSLYTEAKDRLGIATVNENIGSVYEDLEQFEKALKFFKISNRLFNELNHKGRINVLNNLADVYRKTGDYGNAMTFTNRALKLAELFEDRHQVESAHKDLARLYALMGEFKKAYDHRLIYEELQEEGFYSQNFKQLNTLQTIFDTKQKESEIALLKQENKVNEANQNLLIFGVVLLILLSGISFFFYNRKRQETSKLQAYEQKLLKVELDRKAIEEKKLQDEIRLKTASLSKYSLNMAQKNKMIAETSSTLQNLASRSSIDPVPKIKSLAKELDKSLAEEQEWDEFMSFFQEIHPQFVKQLSERALSKLSSTELRLAMLLRLNLSSKEIAAILRVTPDSVRVARYRLRRKLPIEQKQELVNFMLQF, from the coding sequence TTGAAAGGCGAGCTTGATTCGGCTTATGAAATGGGAGATGAAGCTGAAATTGCCAAAAAATACGTTCAGCTTGGCGATTATTATCATTCGATAGAAATTAATACTCAGGCGATCGAGCAGTATAATCAGGCACTTTCAGTAATTGAAAAAGAAATCCCAGAATTAGAAGCAGACATTAAAAATAAGATTGGGCTTTCCTATATCAACCTGAAAAACTATGCGAAATCACGAGAATATCTAAATGAAAGTATTCGTATTTCCGAAGAAAAAAAACTAAAAGAGCGACTAGCTCTTGCTGAAAGTCTTTTGGGTACCACTTACGAGAAGCAAGGAAATTATTTAAAAGCTTTAGAACATCAAAATAAAAGTTTAAGTCTTTATACCGAAGCTAAAGATCGATTGGGAATTGCTACGGTAAATGAAAACATAGGGAGCGTTTACGAAGATTTAGAGCAGTTTGAAAAAGCCCTTAAATTTTTTAAAATTTCGAATAGACTTTTTAATGAACTTAATCATAAAGGTCGAATCAATGTATTGAATAATCTTGCAGATGTTTATCGAAAAACTGGCGATTATGGAAATGCTATGACCTTTACAAACCGCGCTTTAAAGCTCGCCGAATTGTTTGAAGATCGTCATCAAGTAGAAAGTGCGCATAAAGATCTGGCGAGATTGTATGCTTTAATGGGAGAATTTAAAAAAGCTTACGATCATCGTCTAATTTATGAAGAGCTCCAGGAAGAAGGATTTTATTCCCAAAATTTTAAGCAGCTTAATACGCTGCAAACCATTTTTGACACCAAACAAAAGGAGTCTGAAATTGCCTTGTTGAAACAGGAGAATAAAGTAAATGAAGCCAATCAGAATTTGTTGATTTTTGGCGTTGTTTTGTTGATTTTGTTAAGCGGAATTTCATTTTTCTTTTATAATAGAAAACGACAGGAAACTTCAAAACTTCAGGCTTATGAGCAAAAGCTACTGAAAGTCGAATTAGACAGAAAGGCTATAGAAGAGAAAAAACTTCAGGATGAAATTCGATTAAAAACAGCATCACTTTCAAAATACAGTCTTAATATGGCACAGAAGAATAAGATGATTGCTGAAACTTCTTCAACTCTACAAAATTTAGCTTCACGATCTTCCATAGATCCAGTTCCTAAAATTAAAAGTCTGGCCAAAGAATTAGATAAAAGTCTTGCTGAAGAACAAGAATGGGACGAGTTTATGAGTTTCTTCCAGGAAATCCATCCGCAATTTGTAAAGCAGTTGTCAGAACGTGCACTTTCAAAATTATCTTCAACCGAGTTAAGATTGGCAATGTTACTTCGGCTTAATTTATCTTCAAAAGAAATTGCAGCGATTTTGAGGGTCACGCCAGATAGTGTTCGGGTAGCGCGTTATCGATTACGTAGAAAATTACCAATAGAGCAGAAGCAGGAATTAGTAAATTTTATGCTTCAATTTTAA
- the rpmA gene encoding 50S ribosomal protein L27 yields the protein MAHKKGVGSSKNGRESESKRLGVKIFGGQAAAAGNIIVRQRGTAHNPGENVYAGKDHTLHAKIDGIVKFTKKKDDKSFVSIVPFEA from the coding sequence ATGGCACATAAAAAAGGAGTTGGTAGTTCCAAGAACGGTAGAGAGTCAGAATCGAAACGTCTTGGAGTGAAAATTTTTGGAGGTCAGGCTGCTGCTGCAGGTAACATCATTGTTAGACAAAGAGGTACTGCACACAATCCTGGTGAAAACGTATATGCAGGTAAAGATCACACTTTACACGCAAAAATCGATGGTATTGTAAAATTCACTAAAAAGAAAGACGACAAATCTTTCGTTTCTATAGTTCCTTTCGAGGCTTAA
- the rplU gene encoding 50S ribosomal protein L21 → MYAIVEIAGQQFKVAKDQKVFVHRLPGEEGDSVSFDKVLLTGDGDSITVGAPAIEGALVGAKINRHLKGDKVIVFKKKRRKGYKVKNGHRQSLTEIVIESITAKGGKKASESKAEKKEETKADNDLSKHTVAELKEMAKEKGIEGYSSMKKAELIEALS, encoded by the coding sequence ATGTACGCAATTGTAGAGATAGCAGGGCAGCAATTTAAAGTTGCAAAAGACCAGAAAGTGTTTGTACACCGTTTACCAGGAGAAGAAGGAGACAGCGTTTCTTTCGATAAAGTTCTTTTAACTGGAGATGGTGACAGCATAACTGTTGGCGCCCCGGCTATAGAAGGTGCTCTAGTAGGAGCAAAAATTAATCGTCACCTTAAAGGAGACAAGGTAATTGTTTTCAAAAAGAAAAGACGTAAAGGTTACAAAGTAAAGAATGGTCACCGCCAGTCTTTAACTGAAATTGTAATCGAAAGTATTACTGCTAAAGGCGGTAAGAAAGCTTCTGAAAGCAAAGCTGAGAAGAAAGAAGAGACTAAAGCTGATAATGATTTAAGTAAGCACACAGTTGCTGAACTTAAAGAAATGGCTAAGGAAAAAGGAATTGAAGGATATTCTTCAATGAAAAAAGCTGAATTAATCGAGGCTTTAAGCTAA